Part of the Halopseudomonas maritima genome, GTCCTCCGGCGCCCAGGCGCAGGACAGTTTCAAGCTCTGCTGGTCTATCTACGTTGGCTGGATGCCCTGGGCCTACGGCGCCGAGCAAGGCATCGTCAAGAAGTGGGCCGACAAGTACGGCATCGATATTGAAGTCGTACAAATCAACGACTACATCGAGTCCATCAACCAGTACACCGCCGGCGAGTTTGACGCCTGCACCATGACCAACATGGACGCGCTGACCATTCCGGCGGCCGGTGGCGTGGACAGCACCGCGCTGATCGTCGGCGACTTCTCCAACGGCAACGACGGCATCGTGCTCAAGGGCAAGGAGCAACTTGCCGACATCAAGGGCCAGAACGTCAATCTGGTCGAGCTGAGCGTGTCACACTACCTGCTGGCCCGCGCACTGGACTCGGTGGGCCTGAGCGAAGCCGATGTGCAGGTGGTCAACACCTCTGACGCCGACCTAGTCGCCGCCTACAGCACCAGCGACGTGACCGCGGTCGCCACCTGGAACCCGCTGCTGAGCGAAATCAGCCAGCAACCCAACAGCACCGTGGTGTTCAACTCGGCGCAGATTCCGGGCGAGATCATCGACCTGCTGGTAATCAACACCGACACCCTGGCCGCCCACCCGGAACTGGGCAAGGCGCTGACCGGCGCCTGGTACGACATCATGGCCACCATGAGCAGCGACAGCGAAGAGGGTGTTGCCGCCCGCAGCTACATGGCAGAGGCCTCCGGCACCGATCTGGCCGGTTACCAAGCCCAGCTCGCCGCCACCAAGATGTTCTACACCCCGGCCGCTGCACTGGAGCTGACCAACAGCGCCCAGCTCAAGCAGACCATGCAGTACGTCGCCGAGTTCTCCTTCGACCACGGCCTGCTGGGTGACGGCGCACCGGATGCCAGCTTTATCGGCGTACAGATGCCCGCTGGTGACTACGGCGATAGCGGCAATGTGAAATTCCGCTTTGACCCGACCTACATGCAGATGGCTGCCGACGACCAGCTCTGAGCCCTGAACCAAAACGGGCGCGGCTGCGCGCCCCAGCGGGATGCACATGAAGCGACTGATCAACCTCACACCGCCACCGGCCAGTAAGCTGTTCCTC contains:
- a CDS encoding putative urea ABC transporter substrate-binding protein — its product is MKKFSALLLSSLLLSSGAQAQDSFKLCWSIYVGWMPWAYGAEQGIVKKWADKYGIDIEVVQINDYIESINQYTAGEFDACTMTNMDALTIPAAGGVDSTALIVGDFSNGNDGIVLKGKEQLADIKGQNVNLVELSVSHYLLARALDSVGLSEADVQVVNTSDADLVAAYSTSDVTAVATWNPLLSEISQQPNSTVVFNSAQIPGEIIDLLVINTDTLAAHPELGKALTGAWYDIMATMSSDSEEGVAARSYMAEASGTDLAGYQAQLAATKMFYTPAAALELTNSAQLKQTMQYVAEFSFDHGLLGDGAPDASFIGVQMPAGDYGDSGNVKFRFDPTYMQMAADDQL